Proteins from a genomic interval of Diprion similis isolate iyDipSimi1 chromosome 10, iyDipSimi1.1, whole genome shotgun sequence:
- the LOC124411658 gene encoding polyadenylate-binding protein isoform X1, protein MNPGAPNYPMASLYVGDLHSDITEAMLFEKFSSAGPVLSIRVCRDMITRRSLGYAYVNFQQPADGQYFAERALDTMNFDMIKGRPIRIMWSQRDPSLRKSGVGNVFIKNLDKNIDNKAMYDTFSAFGNILSCKVAQDETGASKGYGFVHFETEEAANKSIDKVNGMLLNGKKVYVGKFIPRKEREKELGEKAKLFTNVYVKNFGEDMNDEKLREMFEKYGPINSHKVMSKDDGKSRGFGFVAFEDPEAAELAVTELNGKEILEGKCLYVGRAQKKAERQQELKRKFEQLKIERLNRYQGVNLYVKNLDDTIDDERLRKEFTPFGTITSAKVMMEEGRSKGFGFVCFSSPEEATKAVTEMNGRIVGTKPLYVALAQRKEDRKAHLASQYMQRMANMRMQQMGQIFQPGAAGSYFVPTIPQPQRFYGPAQMAQIRATPRWPAQPNQVRQNAQTGNSGFAAMQGPFRAAPRAPTAPAGGMRNALSARPITGQQAVGGANMQGRTMPGPAVGVSPQGRPSNYKYTANMRNPPQAMAIPAPAPVQQAVHIQGQEPLTATMLAAAPPQEQKQMLGERLFPLIQRMYADLAGKITGMLLEIDNSELLHMLEHNESLKAKVEEAVAVLQAHQAKQAVATKKE, encoded by the exons ATGAATCCAGGAGCGCCTAATTATCCGATGGCATCGCTGTACGTCGGTGATCTGCACTCGGACATAACCGAGGCAATgcttttcgagaaattttcatcggcagGCCCCGTACTTTCGATACGCGTGTGCAGAGATATGATCACTCGCCGCTCCCTTGGCTACGCGTACGTCAACTTCCAGCAGCCAGCCGACGGTCAGTATTTCG CGGAACGAGCCTTGGACACGATGAATTTTGACATGATAAAGGGAAGGCCGATCCGTATAATGTGGTCCCAGCGCGATCCTTCGTTGAGAAAATCTGGAGTGGGCAACGTATTCATCAAAAACCTGGACAAAAACATTGACAACAAAGCGATGTACGACACATTTTCCGCATTCGGTAATATCTTGAGCTGCAAAGTCGCGCAGGACGAGACGGGCGCCTCAAAAGGTTACGGATTTGTCCATTTTGAAACTGAAGAAGCGGCAAACAAATCGATCGATAAAGTCAACGGCATGTTGctcaatggaaaaaaa GTTTACGTCGGCAAATTCATCCCAAGAAAAGAGCGTGAGAAGGAATTGGGCGAGAAAGCCAAGCTGTTCACGAACGTCTACGTCAAGAACTTTGGCGAGGATATGAACGACGAGAAGCTTCGCGAGATGTTCGAAAAATACGGTCCAATAAACAGCCACAAGGTGATGAGCAAAGACGATGGCAAATCGCGAGGCTTCGGCTTTGTTGCTTTCGAGGATCCCGAAGCAGCCGAGCTGGCTGTCACCGAGTTGAATGGCAAGGAGATTCTCGAGGGCAAATGTTTGTACGTCGGCAGAGCACAGAAGAAGGCAGAGCGTCAGCAGGAGTTGAAGCGCAAGTTCGAGCAGCTCAAAATAGAGCGACTCAATCGCTACCAGGGCGTTAATTTGTATGTTAAAAACCTTGATGACACCATCGACGACGAACGTCTCCGCAAGGAGTTTACACCCTTCGGTACAATCACTTCTGCCAAGGTTATGATGGAGGAGGGACGCAGCAAGGGATTCGGATTCGTCTGCTTCTCTTCGCCGGAGGAAGCGACCAAAGCTGTCACTGAAATGAACG GTCGCATCGTCGGTACTAAGCCACTCTACGTGGCATTGGCGCAGCGCAAGGAGGACCGTAAGGCACATTTGGCTTCTCAGTACATGCAGCGCATGGCAAACATGCGGATGCAACAGATGGGCCAGATCTTCCAGCCCGGCGCAGCCGGCAGCTACTTTGTTCCTACTATCCCGCAGCCGCAGAGATTCTACGGCCCTGCTCAGATGGCCCAAATACGCGCCACTCCTCGGTGGCCTGCTCAGCCTAACCAAGTCCGACAAAATGCCCAAACTGGCAATTCCGGATTCGCTGCTATGCAGGGTCCGTTCCGTGCAGCCCCTAGAGCACCGACTGCTCCCGCTGGCGGCATGCGCAATGCTCTTTCCGCTAGGCCAATTACTG ggCAACAAGCAGTCGGCGGAGCCAATATGCAGGGTCGCACTATGCCCGGACCAGCAGTGGGAGTTTCACCTCAGGGTCGCCCTTCGAACTACAAGTACACGGCTAACATGCGAAACCCTCCACAAGCGATGGCGATACCAGCACCAGCTCCGGTTCAGCAAGCGGTTCACATCCAGGGTCAAGAGCCTCTGACTGCGACAATGTTGGCGGCAGCTCCACCTCAGGAGCAGAAACAGATGCTGGGAGAGCGGCTTTTCCCACTGATTCAAAGAATGTATGCCGATCTTGCCGGCAAGATAACCGGCATGCTTTTGGAGATCGATAATTCAGAGCTGCTTCACATGCTCGAGCATAACGAGTCACTCAAGGCGAAAGTCGAGGAAGCCGTCGCGGTGCTTCAGGCTCACCAGGCGAAACAGGCAGTTGCCACCAAGAAGGAGTAG
- the LOC124411658 gene encoding polyadenylate-binding protein 4-like isoform X2, which translates to MNPGAPNYPMASLYVGDLHSDITEAMLFEKFSSAGPVLSIRVCRDMITRRSLGYAYVNFQQPADAERALDTMNFDMIKGRPIRIMWSQRDPSLRKSGVGNVFIKNLDKNIDNKAMYDTFSAFGNILSCKVAQDETGASKGYGFVHFETEEAANKSIDKVNGMLLNGKKVYVGKFIPRKEREKELGEKAKLFTNVYVKNFGEDMNDEKLREMFEKYGPINSHKVMSKDDGKSRGFGFVAFEDPEAAELAVTELNGKEILEGKCLYVGRAQKKAERQQELKRKFEQLKIERLNRYQGVNLYVKNLDDTIDDERLRKEFTPFGTITSAKVMMEEGRSKGFGFVCFSSPEEATKAVTEMNGRIVGTKPLYVALAQRKEDRKAHLASQYMQRMANMRMQQMGQIFQPGAAGSYFVPTIPQPQRFYGPAQMAQIRATPRWPAQPNQVRQNAQTGNSGFAAMQGPFRAAPRAPTAPAGGMRNALSARPITGQQAVGGANMQGRTMPGPAVGVSPQGRPSNYKYTANMRNPPQAMAIPAPAPVQQAVHIQGQEPLTATMLAAAPPQEQKQMLGERLFPLIQRMYADLAGKITGMLLEIDNSELLHMLEHNESLKAKVEEAVAVLQAHQAKQAVATKKE; encoded by the exons ATGAATCCAGGAGCGCCTAATTATCCGATGGCATCGCTGTACGTCGGTGATCTGCACTCGGACATAACCGAGGCAATgcttttcgagaaattttcatcggcagGCCCCGTACTTTCGATACGCGTGTGCAGAGATATGATCACTCGCCGCTCCCTTGGCTACGCGTACGTCAACTTCCAGCAGCCAGCCGACG CGGAACGAGCCTTGGACACGATGAATTTTGACATGATAAAGGGAAGGCCGATCCGTATAATGTGGTCCCAGCGCGATCCTTCGTTGAGAAAATCTGGAGTGGGCAACGTATTCATCAAAAACCTGGACAAAAACATTGACAACAAAGCGATGTACGACACATTTTCCGCATTCGGTAATATCTTGAGCTGCAAAGTCGCGCAGGACGAGACGGGCGCCTCAAAAGGTTACGGATTTGTCCATTTTGAAACTGAAGAAGCGGCAAACAAATCGATCGATAAAGTCAACGGCATGTTGctcaatggaaaaaaa GTTTACGTCGGCAAATTCATCCCAAGAAAAGAGCGTGAGAAGGAATTGGGCGAGAAAGCCAAGCTGTTCACGAACGTCTACGTCAAGAACTTTGGCGAGGATATGAACGACGAGAAGCTTCGCGAGATGTTCGAAAAATACGGTCCAATAAACAGCCACAAGGTGATGAGCAAAGACGATGGCAAATCGCGAGGCTTCGGCTTTGTTGCTTTCGAGGATCCCGAAGCAGCCGAGCTGGCTGTCACCGAGTTGAATGGCAAGGAGATTCTCGAGGGCAAATGTTTGTACGTCGGCAGAGCACAGAAGAAGGCAGAGCGTCAGCAGGAGTTGAAGCGCAAGTTCGAGCAGCTCAAAATAGAGCGACTCAATCGCTACCAGGGCGTTAATTTGTATGTTAAAAACCTTGATGACACCATCGACGACGAACGTCTCCGCAAGGAGTTTACACCCTTCGGTACAATCACTTCTGCCAAGGTTATGATGGAGGAGGGACGCAGCAAGGGATTCGGATTCGTCTGCTTCTCTTCGCCGGAGGAAGCGACCAAAGCTGTCACTGAAATGAACG GTCGCATCGTCGGTACTAAGCCACTCTACGTGGCATTGGCGCAGCGCAAGGAGGACCGTAAGGCACATTTGGCTTCTCAGTACATGCAGCGCATGGCAAACATGCGGATGCAACAGATGGGCCAGATCTTCCAGCCCGGCGCAGCCGGCAGCTACTTTGTTCCTACTATCCCGCAGCCGCAGAGATTCTACGGCCCTGCTCAGATGGCCCAAATACGCGCCACTCCTCGGTGGCCTGCTCAGCCTAACCAAGTCCGACAAAATGCCCAAACTGGCAATTCCGGATTCGCTGCTATGCAGGGTCCGTTCCGTGCAGCCCCTAGAGCACCGACTGCTCCCGCTGGCGGCATGCGCAATGCTCTTTCCGCTAGGCCAATTACTG ggCAACAAGCAGTCGGCGGAGCCAATATGCAGGGTCGCACTATGCCCGGACCAGCAGTGGGAGTTTCACCTCAGGGTCGCCCTTCGAACTACAAGTACACGGCTAACATGCGAAACCCTCCACAAGCGATGGCGATACCAGCACCAGCTCCGGTTCAGCAAGCGGTTCACATCCAGGGTCAAGAGCCTCTGACTGCGACAATGTTGGCGGCAGCTCCACCTCAGGAGCAGAAACAGATGCTGGGAGAGCGGCTTTTCCCACTGATTCAAAGAATGTATGCCGATCTTGCCGGCAAGATAACCGGCATGCTTTTGGAGATCGATAATTCAGAGCTGCTTCACATGCTCGAGCATAACGAGTCACTCAAGGCGAAAGTCGAGGAAGCCGTCGCGGTGCTTCAGGCTCACCAGGCGAAACAGGCAGTTGCCACCAAGAAGGAGTAG
- the LOC124411659 gene encoding FUN14 domain-containing protein 1 isoform X1, whose product MPYRRELQIFLQRNNMSLPVAKRGKDDANKEIVDLNEVSREAKSMIEKILGDVSKTSATKQIIIGTASGWTTGLLTMKVGKVAAFALGGGIIILQIAAHQGYIKVNWDKIQKKAEKLSDKVEEKVTGEGPKFLDKMERFVDKKLDKAEQLLKNGESRTRRWYNVMTNNDTFKPKEIHFFLASFAAGLALGFATAN is encoded by the exons ATGCCGTACCGACGtgaactgcaaatttttttacaacg AAATAACATGAGTCTTCCTGTTGCGAAGAGGGGCAAAGACGACGCTAACAAAGAGATAGTCGATCTTAACGAAGTTTCTAGAGAGGCGAAGagtatgattgaaaaaattttgggggACGTTAGCAAGACTTCCGCTACGAAGCAAATCATCATCGGCACCGCTTCAGGATG GACAACCGGTTTGCTCACAATGAAGGTGGGAAAGGTAGCTGCGTTCGCTTTGGGTGGAGGAATCATCATTCTTCAAATAGCCGCGCATCAGGGATACATAAAAGTAAATTGGGACAAGATACAGAAGAAAGCAGAAAAGTTGTCTGACAAGGTGGAGGAAAAAGTAACCGGCGAAGGGCCCAAATTTTTGGATAAG ATGGAAAGGTTTGTTGACAAGAAATTGGACAAAGCGGAACAGTTGTTGAAGAACGGCGAGTCTCGTACGCGTCGATGGTACAACGTCATGACGAACAACGATACATTCAAGCCGAAAGAGATACACTTTTTCCTTGCCTCGTTCGCAGCTGGGTTGGCGCTGGGTTTTGCGACCGCCAATTAG
- the LOC124411659 gene encoding FUN14 domain-containing protein 1 isoform X3 gives MPYRRELQIFLQRNNMSLPVAKRGKDDANKEIVDLNEVSREAKSMIEKILGDVSKTSATKQIIIGTASGWTTGLLTMKVGKVAAFALGGGIIILQIAAHQGYIKVNWDKIQKKAEKLSDKVEEKVTGEGPKFLDKVGQWSRNNTYLATGFVGGFLIGLAS, from the exons ATGCCGTACCGACGtgaactgcaaatttttttacaacg AAATAACATGAGTCTTCCTGTTGCGAAGAGGGGCAAAGACGACGCTAACAAAGAGATAGTCGATCTTAACGAAGTTTCTAGAGAGGCGAAGagtatgattgaaaaaattttgggggACGTTAGCAAGACTTCCGCTACGAAGCAAATCATCATCGGCACCGCTTCAGGATG GACAACCGGTTTGCTCACAATGAAGGTGGGAAAGGTAGCTGCGTTCGCTTTGGGTGGAGGAATCATCATTCTTCAAATAGCCGCGCATCAGGGATACATAAAAGTAAATTGGGACAAGATACAGAAGAAAGCAGAAAAGTTGTCTGACAAGGTGGAGGAAAAAGTAACCGGCGAAGGGCCCAAATTTTTGGATAAG GTAGGGCAATGGTCTCGAAACAACACATATCTGGCGACAGGTTTCGTCGGCGGTTTCCTAATCGGTCTAGCGTCTTGA
- the LOC124411659 gene encoding FUN14 domain-containing protein 1 isoform X2, giving the protein MSLPVAKRGKDDANKEIVDLNEVSREAKSMIEKILGDVSKTSATKQIIIGTASGWTTGLLTMKVGKVAAFALGGGIIILQIAAHQGYIKVNWDKIQKKAEKLSDKVEEKVTGEGPKFLDKMERFVDKKLDKAEQLLKNGESRTRRWYNVMTNNDTFKPKEIHFFLASFAAGLALGFATAN; this is encoded by the exons ATGAGTCTTCCTGTTGCGAAGAGGGGCAAAGACGACGCTAACAAAGAGATAGTCGATCTTAACGAAGTTTCTAGAGAGGCGAAGagtatgattgaaaaaattttgggggACGTTAGCAAGACTTCCGCTACGAAGCAAATCATCATCGGCACCGCTTCAGGATG GACAACCGGTTTGCTCACAATGAAGGTGGGAAAGGTAGCTGCGTTCGCTTTGGGTGGAGGAATCATCATTCTTCAAATAGCCGCGCATCAGGGATACATAAAAGTAAATTGGGACAAGATACAGAAGAAAGCAGAAAAGTTGTCTGACAAGGTGGAGGAAAAAGTAACCGGCGAAGGGCCCAAATTTTTGGATAAG ATGGAAAGGTTTGTTGACAAGAAATTGGACAAAGCGGAACAGTTGTTGAAGAACGGCGAGTCTCGTACGCGTCGATGGTACAACGTCATGACGAACAACGATACATTCAAGCCGAAAGAGATACACTTTTTCCTTGCCTCGTTCGCAGCTGGGTTGGCGCTGGGTTTTGCGACCGCCAATTAG